A DNA window from Mycobacterium dioxanotrophicus contains the following coding sequences:
- a CDS encoding MinD/ParA family ATP-binding protein produces the protein MSSAENAGEGKHSSTPEWPDEATTTGAGERIGGMDDDKTQVVTKEELDRAVSSARSVWRTRTLDSDSGSFESSAVPSGGAPFSWTDSNLAAEQHDSPSSTAVPASPREIGARDAECENAQSAHAAIDQVRGAVPVADSREWVRAPAPHSEQPFPPRGQSTSGDADRHAPRPQGPAAAQGHPGVPAAAGHYERAHEWLGRQHSHQGWPQQPDPVQYRQPGPAAQGQQYYQGHGNDQQVAAAGLAPQAGGLAANLRQEAFTTELKPKPESGWRKALLKTTFGLVNLGPSRLERVDRERKEQVGANIPRTEFVYAVLSPRGGVAKTTTTAALGSIFADVRGAEVIVIDANPNKGNLASRVNPDATATFADILRDRRQIRGVNDIRTYAKRNAVHLDVLAGDQNNRNPQVYDPQSLVNTVDVLRSGYRVIGIDVGQNLQDPVVAQILDIVTAVVVVSGLQYGSGKAAVGMYDWLVEHGRADLVQRSTLLISDRHPEPNKAFRGSLEENVAATVWRDPVYVPYDEHLYEDTVIDVRQLAKPTYRAYLEAAARLSSFYGQPALPLRRPAA, from the coding sequence GTGAGTAGCGCTGAAAATGCGGGGGAAGGCAAGCACTCCAGCACCCCCGAATGGCCCGACGAGGCCACCACCACCGGCGCCGGTGAACGCATCGGCGGAATGGACGACGACAAGACGCAGGTCGTCACGAAAGAGGAGCTCGACCGGGCTGTCTCGAGCGCACGATCGGTGTGGAGGACCCGCACCCTCGACAGTGACAGTGGGTCGTTTGAGAGTTCGGCCGTGCCGTCGGGCGGCGCCCCATTCTCATGGACCGACAGCAATCTTGCTGCCGAGCAGCACGATTCGCCGAGCAGCACCGCTGTCCCTGCTTCCCCCAGGGAGATCGGAGCGCGAGACGCGGAGTGCGAGAACGCACAGTCGGCCCACGCAGCGATCGACCAAGTGCGCGGTGCCGTGCCGGTGGCCGATAGCCGGGAGTGGGTGCGGGCGCCAGCGCCGCACTCTGAGCAGCCGTTTCCTCCGCGTGGGCAGTCTACGAGCGGCGACGCGGATCGGCATGCTCCGCGGCCGCAGGGGCCCGCCGCCGCGCAAGGCCATCCGGGTGTGCCGGCAGCCGCCGGACACTACGAACGCGCCCACGAGTGGCTCGGTCGACAGCACAGCCACCAGGGGTGGCCGCAACAACCCGATCCGGTCCAGTACCGGCAACCCGGACCGGCGGCTCAGGGGCAGCAGTACTACCAGGGTCACGGAAATGACCAGCAGGTCGCTGCGGCCGGCCTGGCCCCGCAGGCGGGCGGTTTGGCGGCGAACCTGCGCCAGGAAGCGTTCACCACCGAGCTGAAGCCGAAGCCGGAAAGCGGTTGGCGCAAAGCCCTTTTGAAGACCACCTTCGGGTTGGTCAACCTGGGCCCGTCGCGCTTGGAACGCGTCGACCGCGAGCGGAAGGAACAGGTGGGCGCCAACATTCCGCGCACCGAGTTCGTGTACGCGGTGCTCAGCCCCCGCGGCGGTGTCGCCAAGACAACCACCACCGCGGCGCTGGGGTCGATCTTCGCCGACGTGCGCGGTGCCGAAGTGATCGTGATCGACGCCAACCCGAACAAGGGCAACCTCGCCTCGCGGGTGAATCCGGACGCCACCGCGACGTTCGCCGATATCCTGCGGGACCGGCGACAAATTCGCGGTGTCAACGACATTCGCACCTACGCCAAACGCAACGCGGTGCATCTCGATGTGCTCGCCGGCGACCAGAACAACCGCAATCCGCAGGTGTATGACCCGCAATCGCTGGTCAACACGGTCGACGTGCTGCGCAGCGGATATCGCGTCATCGGTATCGATGTGGGCCAGAATCTTCAAGACCCGGTGGTCGCCCAGATCCTCGACATTGTGACCGCCGTGGTGGTGGTGTCGGGGTTGCAGTACGGGTCGGGCAAAGCGGCGGTCGGCATGTACGACTGGCTCGTCGAGCATGGCCGCGCAGATCTGGTGCAGCGCAGCACATTGCTGATATCGGACCGGCATCCGGAGCCCAACAAGGCGTTCCGCGGGAGCCTGGAGGAAAACGTGGCCGCCACCGTGTGGCGTGACCCGGTGTATGTCCCCTACGACGAGCATCTGTACGAGGACACGGTCATCGACGTCAGGCAGCTGGCCAAGCCGACCTACCGGGCGTACTTGGAGGCCGCGGCGCGGCTGTCGAGTTTCTACGGGCAGCCGGCACTGCCCTTGAGGCGGCCTGCGGCGTGA
- the eccD gene encoding type VII secretion integral membrane protein EccD, which translates to MSALDTLICEVQLAIGENTQVDLQLPANSKLTKVLPETKIFLSEYLDTVGAEDELPDDSRGWRLRTPLGTLLDSSKSLSELGIADGTRLELIAEPEGEAFQPRIESVSTLVSRVTAKLFPEVTPDAMSTVLLAFSAIMLATAMVFVEVIAFRSRTLPTVGAALAGVLVIAVATAANARTWHRRDVSDVCAAGLLAFGPVSLSLTLPASFGAWGAPHLVITAVATGCVAVLVGLRTGRYVPLYSAIVVVAAFVAVSQAASWSHMVPTETTTCVLVLALLVMLGRVETIAQRLGRLPVSMFPSGSGNFLGRKVGGIGSEDIEPTHQPPDPVVLLQRTVYSNDYVTGILAGLAAVATALTALIAAAHPQQWQWLLFGAGIPVVFAYRAWNFAGLRNVVVILSGAFLPAISGSVMMAYHHGLWWGVGIPVGVTVLAMLAPAVIPTESHHKSPVMRYFRVGSEFLVISLMYLAPLNLLSVMAKVYNRDFN; encoded by the coding sequence GTGAGCGCTCTGGACACCCTGATCTGTGAAGTGCAGTTGGCGATCGGCGAGAACACTCAGGTGGACTTGCAGCTGCCGGCCAACTCGAAGCTCACCAAAGTGCTGCCGGAGACGAAGATCTTCTTGTCCGAGTATCTGGACACAGTCGGCGCTGAGGACGAGTTGCCCGACGATTCGCGGGGCTGGCGGTTGCGTACGCCACTGGGCACCCTGCTGGACTCGTCGAAATCACTCTCCGAGCTCGGCATCGCGGACGGCACCAGGCTAGAACTGATCGCCGAGCCTGAGGGTGAAGCGTTCCAACCGCGCATCGAGAGTGTCTCCACACTGGTGTCTCGGGTCACCGCGAAGCTGTTCCCCGAGGTCACTCCAGATGCGATGAGCACAGTGCTGCTCGCCTTTTCGGCGATCATGCTAGCCACGGCAATGGTCTTCGTGGAGGTCATCGCGTTTAGGTCCCGCACCCTGCCCACCGTCGGGGCGGCGCTGGCCGGGGTACTGGTCATCGCCGTCGCGACCGCGGCCAATGCGCGCACATGGCATCGCCGCGATGTGAGCGATGTATGCGCGGCCGGTTTGCTGGCGTTCGGGCCCGTGAGCTTGTCGTTGACGTTGCCGGCATCGTTCGGTGCGTGGGGCGCACCGCACCTGGTGATCACCGCGGTGGCCACAGGGTGTGTGGCTGTTCTGGTGGGACTGAGAACTGGCCGCTATGTGCCGCTCTACAGCGCGATCGTGGTCGTTGCGGCGTTCGTCGCAGTATCTCAGGCGGCGTCGTGGTCACACATGGTGCCCACCGAGACCACGACGTGTGTGCTGGTGTTAGCCCTGCTGGTGATGCTGGGGCGGGTGGAGACGATAGCGCAGCGGCTGGGCAGGCTGCCGGTGTCGATGTTCCCTTCCGGCTCGGGAAACTTCCTGGGCCGCAAGGTGGGCGGGATCGGCAGTGAGGACATCGAGCCGACGCATCAACCGCCTGATCCAGTGGTGCTGTTGCAGCGGACCGTGTACAGCAACGACTACGTGACCGGCATTCTCGCCGGCCTGGCCGCAGTGGCCACCGCTCTGACGGCTCTGATCGCGGCGGCACACCCGCAGCAGTGGCAGTGGCTACTGTTCGGCGCGGGCATCCCAGTCGTCTTCGCGTACCGTGCCTGGAATTTCGCGGGGCTACGCAACGTGGTGGTGATCCTGTCGGGGGCGTTCCTGCCGGCGATCTCGGGGTCCGTGATGATGGCCTATCACCACGGATTGTGGTGGGGCGTCGGGATTCCGGTCGGAGTGACCGTGCTGGCGATGCTGGCGCCCGCGGTGATTCCGACAGAAAGTCACCACAAGTCGCCGGTGATGCGGTACTTCCGGGTGGGATCAGAATTCCTCGTCATCAGCCTGATGTATCTGGCGCCGCTGAATCTATTGAGCGTCATGGCCAAGGTCTATAACCGAGATTTCAACTGA
- the mycP gene encoding type VII secretion-associated serine protease mycosin, producing MIPAEPVVPPDPPPAPDATMQQRKPCNLPGVLPTPPVGDIPQAQTLLDLDKAHEFSTGKDVTVGIIDTGVDRNPRLRDLEGAGDYVDSSDGLVDCDMHGTLVASIIAAARGPGDQFVGVSPDVKLLSIRQSSAQYSRQAPPDAGQNPQQAETAGKIDALAAAIVRLANMGARVINMSVVACIPAAHPIDQTNLAVAVRYAAVVKDVLLVAAAGNVGAGNADCQLNPDFDSLNSPDDPRNWNHVVAVSTPSWFYDYVLSVGAVDNAGAGADKTNAAKFSMTGPWVDIAAPGVDTIALGPDGNAVNALPGQDGLVNLFGTSFSAAYVSGVAALVRSKYPDWTAAQVRRRLTSTAHAGPRGVDNAIGYGLVDPVAALTYDGGPGDRNIVETHHQTLVVQPPPPPPDTRAQRVALLASVVMIAAAGLAGRWLLRRRSRR from the coding sequence GTGATCCCCGCCGAGCCGGTCGTCCCACCCGATCCTCCCCCCGCCCCGGATGCCACGATGCAGCAGCGCAAGCCGTGCAACCTGCCCGGTGTTCTCCCAACCCCGCCGGTCGGCGACATTCCGCAAGCCCAGACCCTGCTGGATCTGGACAAAGCTCACGAATTCTCCACCGGCAAAGACGTGACGGTCGGCATCATCGACACCGGGGTGGACCGCAATCCGCGGCTGCGCGACCTGGAAGGCGCCGGCGACTACGTCGACTCCAGCGACGGCCTCGTCGACTGCGATATGCACGGGACGCTGGTGGCCTCGATCATCGCCGCCGCACGAGGGCCCGGGGACCAGTTCGTGGGTGTGTCACCGGATGTCAAGCTGCTCAGCATCCGGCAAAGCTCAGCGCAGTATTCGCGCCAGGCACCGCCGGATGCCGGCCAGAACCCGCAGCAGGCTGAGACCGCCGGGAAGATCGACGCCCTGGCGGCAGCGATCGTGCGGTTGGCCAACATGGGTGCCCGCGTCATCAACATGAGTGTGGTGGCATGCATTCCGGCGGCCCACCCGATCGATCAGACCAACCTCGCTGTTGCGGTTCGGTATGCGGCCGTCGTCAAAGATGTGCTGCTGGTGGCAGCGGCGGGCAATGTCGGGGCCGGCAACGCCGATTGCCAGCTGAACCCGGATTTCGACTCCTTGAACAGTCCCGATGATCCGCGCAATTGGAACCACGTGGTGGCCGTGTCCACACCGAGCTGGTTCTACGACTACGTATTGAGTGTGGGGGCGGTCGACAACGCCGGGGCCGGCGCCGACAAGACGAACGCCGCGAAGTTCTCCATGACCGGGCCCTGGGTGGATATCGCCGCGCCGGGGGTCGACACGATCGCCCTGGGACCCGACGGCAACGCCGTCAACGCCCTGCCCGGCCAGGACGGCCTGGTGAACCTGTTCGGGACGAGCTTCTCCGCGGCCTACGTCTCCGGTGTCGCGGCGCTGGTACGCAGCAAGTACCCGGATTGGACTGCGGCACAGGTCCGTCGGCGACTGACCTCCACGGCCCACGCCGGGCCACGCGGGGTCGACAACGCCATCGGCTACGGCCTGGTCGACCCGGTCGCCGCACTGACCTACGACGGCGGGCCCGGCGACCGCAACATCGTCGAGACTCATCATCAAACCTTGGTGGTCCAACCGCCGCCTCCGCCGCCCGACACCCGCGCACAGCGAGTGGCACTGCTGGCCAGTGTCGTGATGATCGCGGCCGCGGGCCTGGCCGGCCGGTGGCTGCTTCGGCGACGGAGCCGTCGATGA